Proteins encoded within one genomic window of Mesobacillus subterraneus:
- a CDS encoding NAD(P)H-binding protein, which yields MKVIVIGAHSSVGEFVVSKLMENGYTSCAVVSDENQIDLMKKRGATEVVLYEESILPALFQGYDAAIYLTGINPKAKTGRTVMVDHQSVIETVKEAEKQGVKRFVMMSAITANEEAGDDSMEIGAKEMPDELLRQSNLMYTIVQPGAFTDKPGIGKISAGETLDSKELEISHEDIAEVLVMSLETEAAINKTFEVAEGDTVITKALSSL from the coding sequence ATGAAAGTAATCGTGATTGGTGCACATAGCAGCGTCGGGGAGTTTGTTGTCAGCAAGCTGATGGAAAATGGATATACATCGTGCGCAGTCGTCAGCGATGAGAATCAAATCGACCTGATGAAAAAGCGAGGAGCTACCGAAGTTGTTCTATATGAAGAAAGCATCCTGCCGGCTTTATTCCAAGGGTATGATGCTGCTATATATCTAACTGGCATCAATCCAAAGGCGAAAACTGGCAGAACTGTAATGGTGGACCATCAATCAGTGATTGAGACTGTGAAGGAAGCAGAGAAGCAGGGCGTCAAGCGTTTTGTGATGATGAGCGCCATCACGGCCAACGAAGAAGCAGGCGATGACAGCATGGAAATTGGCGCAAAAGAGATGCCGGATGAATTGCTGAGGCAATCAAATTTGATGTATACCATTGTGCAGCCGGGAGCTTTTACAGATAAACCTGGTATTGGGAAAATATCTGCGGGTGAAACACTGGACTCGAAGGAGCTTGAAATTTCACACGAGGATATCGCGGAAGTACTGGTTATGTCGCTTGAAACCGAAGCTGCTATTAACAAGACCTTCGAGGTCGCAGAAGGAGATACAGTCATAACAAAAGCTTTATCTTCATTATAG
- a CDS encoding catalase yields the protein MKKDETNQSTNENSKDQQLEQFRSGHNGEAMTTNQGLRVSEDEHSLKAGARGPTLMEDFHFREKMTHFDHERIPERVVHARGFAAHGHFQVYEPMAEYTKAGFLQDPAKKTPVFVRFSTVAGSRGSGDTVRDVRGFSTKFYTEEGNYDLVGNNIPVFFIQDAIKFPDLIHAVKPEPHNEIPQAQSAHDTFWDFIANNTESAHMIMWHISDRAIPRSFRMMEGFGVHTFRFVNEQGKSRFIKFHWKPVLGVHSLVWDEAQKLAGKDPDFHRRDLFDAIEMGNYPEYELGVQMIDEEDEFKFDFDVLDPTKVWPEESVPVKIIGKMTLDQNVTNYFAETEQVAFHPGHVVPGIDFSNDPLLQGRLFSYTDTQLSRLGGPNFHEIPINRPVCPFHNNQRDGMHRMTVDRGQVAYHKNSLQSNDPKPSPVSEGGYEHHQEKVEGRKVQARSDSFKDHYSQATLFWNSMSDVEKQHMIEAFSFELGKVKSKDVQQQVVEMLGNIDTFLAEEVAASLGVNKPTSKPAEVTMTSPALSQMNTAKLPNTRKVAILADNGFNGAEVSGLMDLLKKSGITAEIVSKQLGMIKGDDGTELEVQHTLLTGSSVLFDALYVAGGQQSVDSLKQKKEAVYFVDEAFSHLKAVGAGKEAAELLAAAGIQPEGVPGVVIFESGKEVAAHSQKFIETIAEHRHWNRMM from the coding sequence GTGAAGAAGGACGAGACCAATCAATCTACGAACGAAAATTCAAAGGATCAGCAGCTTGAGCAATTCAGGTCTGGACATAATGGTGAAGCAATGACGACTAACCAGGGGCTGCGTGTATCTGAAGATGAACATTCCTTGAAAGCAGGAGCCCGTGGTCCAACATTGATGGAGGATTTCCATTTCCGTGAGAAGATGACCCATTTTGATCATGAGCGCATTCCGGAGCGTGTCGTGCATGCGAGGGGATTTGCCGCCCATGGTCATTTCCAGGTCTATGAGCCAATGGCTGAATATACGAAAGCAGGATTCCTGCAGGATCCTGCCAAAAAGACTCCCGTGTTTGTGCGATTTTCAACGGTGGCCGGTTCACGCGGATCTGGCGACACGGTTCGTGATGTCCGAGGTTTTTCGACTAAATTTTATACAGAAGAAGGTAATTATGATCTTGTTGGTAACAATATCCCTGTTTTCTTCATCCAGGATGCAATCAAATTCCCTGACTTGATTCATGCGGTAAAGCCAGAGCCGCATAATGAAATCCCCCAGGCTCAATCGGCGCATGACACGTTCTGGGATTTTATTGCGAATAATACGGAATCAGCTCATATGATCATGTGGCATATTTCAGATCGTGCAATCCCACGCAGTTTCAGGATGATGGAGGGCTTTGGCGTGCACACCTTCAGGTTCGTGAATGAACAGGGCAAGTCACGCTTCATTAAATTCCACTGGAAACCGGTACTGGGTGTCCATTCATTAGTCTGGGACGAAGCCCAGAAACTTGCCGGGAAGGATCCGGATTTCCACCGCCGGGATCTGTTCGACGCGATTGAGATGGGGAATTATCCGGAGTACGAGCTGGGCGTCCAGATGATTGACGAAGAAGATGAGTTTAAATTCGATTTCGATGTATTGGACCCTACAAAAGTCTGGCCGGAGGAGTCGGTGCCAGTCAAGATCATCGGAAAAATGACGCTTGATCAAAATGTGACCAATTACTTTGCGGAAACAGAGCAGGTGGCCTTCCACCCGGGACATGTCGTTCCAGGGATTGATTTTTCAAACGACCCGCTTCTTCAAGGGCGTTTGTTCTCTTATACTGACACGCAGCTATCCCGTCTCGGAGGCCCGAACTTCCACGAGATCCCGATCAACAGGCCGGTTTGCCCATTCCATAACAACCAGCGTGATGGTATGCACCGGATGACGGTTGACCGCGGGCAGGTCGCTTATCACAAAAATTCACTGCAAAGCAATGATCCTAAGCCTTCACCTGTAAGCGAAGGAGGATATGAACATCACCAGGAAAAAGTAGAGGGAAGAAAAGTCCAGGCACGCAGTGACAGCTTCAAGGATCACTATTCCCAGGCGACTCTATTCTGGAATAGTATGTCTGATGTGGAAAAGCAGCATATGATTGAGGCTTTCAGTTTTGAGCTTGGAAAAGTGAAGAGCAAGGATGTGCAGCAGCAGGTCGTCGAGATGCTCGGAAATATTGATACTTTCCTTGCTGAGGAAGTCGCTGCAAGCTTAGGAGTCAATAAGCCGACAAGCAAGCCAGCAGAAGTGACCATGACTTCGCCGGCATTGAGCCAGATGAATACAGCAAAACTGCCTAATACAAGGAAGGTTGCAATCCTTGCTGACAATGGTTTTAACGGGGCAGAAGTTTCCGGTTTGATGGATCTGCTGAAAAAGAGCGGCATCACGGCAGAAATAGTCAGCAAGCAGCTAGGGATGATCAAAGGCGATGATGGCACGGAACTTGAAGTCCAGCATACCCTGCTGACTGGCAGCTCTGTCCTCTTTGATGCGCTGTATGTTGCCGGCGGCCAGCAAAGCGTTGACAGCCTGAAGCAGAAAAAGGAAGCGGTCTACTTTGTTGATGAGGCTTTCAGTCATCTAAAAGCAGTTGGTGCAGGAAAAGAAGCTGCAGAATTATTGGCTGCAGCGGGCATACAACCAGAGGGTGTGCCAGGTGTCGTTATATTTGAGAGCGGCAAAGAAGTGGCGGCTCATAGCCAGAAGTTCATTGAGACCATTGCCGAACATCGCCACTGGAACCGGATGATGTAA
- a CDS encoding ferritin, which translates to MISDKLVDGLVQQMNYEFYSAHAYMAMAAYCSAENLDGFANFFLVQAEEERFHAMKFYNFINDMGERVTFDGFHAPSNDFESVLDVFEKGLGHEKEVTRRIYHLADIALDEREHATMTFLKWFIEEQVEEEALFDSLIQKLRRIDKDSNAFFMLENELAQRSFTAPE; encoded by the coding sequence ATGATCAGCGATAAGTTGGTTGATGGTTTGGTTCAACAAATGAATTATGAGTTTTATTCTGCGCACGCATACATGGCAATGGCTGCGTATTGCTCAGCGGAGAATCTCGATGGCTTTGCAAACTTCTTTTTGGTACAAGCTGAAGAAGAACGCTTCCATGCGATGAAATTTTACAATTTCATTAATGATATGGGTGAGCGCGTGACATTCGATGGGTTCCACGCTCCATCAAACGATTTCGAGTCTGTTCTTGATGTTTTTGAAAAAGGACTTGGCCACGAGAAGGAAGTAACACGCCGCATTTATCATCTTGCAGATATTGCACTGGATGAGCGAGAGCACGCAACGATGACATTCCTGAAATGGTTCATTGAAGAACAGGTAGAAGAAGAAGCCCTTTTTGACAGCCTAATTCAAAAGCTGCGACGCATCGATAAGGACAGCAACGCATTCTTCATGCTCGAAAACGAACTGGCACAGCGTTCATTTACTGCGCCAGAGTGA
- a CDS encoding YhgE/Pip domain-containing protein, protein MMMRTNKLLPAALASMIILPTFLSHGAAAETGGKITSKDEVVYATLKSNGHLDDIYVVNTLEVTKAGEILDYGMYSSVKNLTNLSELDQNGQAVRIDAPEGKFYYQGNMEDNTELPWEIKISYFLDGREVEASELAGKEGHLEMKISTTANEGADSVYFENYLLQVSLQLANSYQNIEADAGMVANAGKNKQITFTVMPGQEEEFSVEADVEDFEFTGVDIAAVPSTLPIDTSEMESMTDDMSALSDAISKLNNGVADLNSGVSQLNNGAASLRDGSAKYKNGIGELNGSSSQIVSASSSIGDALKQISTSLSGDSTQMDVTSMSELPAVLNQLASGMKQAADGLTTLRENYANAYGALDGAIKEIPAHEVSEEEIEALYSSGADANVINKLVESYTAAQKVKGTYSQVQEAFAAVDPTLKQVSGSVTEMSAGLTTIADELSASLKDMDMSGLEQLQKGLAELSSQYGEFHSGLDGFTGGVSKLAASYNQLHFGIAGLADGTAELNRGVGELKDGTNELHQETKNLPEQMQQEITDMIKEYDKSDFEPVSFVSPKNENVTSVQFVIKTEAIEKEEQETKKAKPEKKKGFWDLLMDLFK, encoded by the coding sequence TCAATGATCATCCTGCCTACATTTCTTAGTCATGGAGCAGCGGCAGAAACTGGAGGGAAGATCACCTCCAAAGACGAAGTTGTTTATGCCACATTAAAATCCAATGGACATCTTGATGATATTTATGTGGTCAATACATTGGAAGTAACGAAGGCTGGAGAAATTCTCGATTATGGGATGTACAGCAGCGTCAAAAACCTGACTAACCTGTCTGAACTTGATCAAAACGGGCAGGCTGTCCGGATCGATGCCCCAGAAGGAAAGTTCTATTATCAGGGAAACATGGAAGACAATACAGAGCTGCCATGGGAGATTAAGATTTCCTATTTTCTTGATGGACGTGAAGTTGAAGCATCTGAGCTTGCAGGAAAAGAAGGCCATTTGGAAATGAAGATCAGTACTACAGCCAATGAAGGAGCAGACAGCGTGTATTTTGAGAATTACTTATTGCAAGTTTCGCTGCAATTAGCTAATAGCTATCAAAATATAGAAGCTGATGCTGGAATGGTTGCAAATGCCGGAAAGAACAAGCAAATTACCTTTACTGTCATGCCGGGCCAGGAGGAAGAGTTCAGTGTCGAAGCCGACGTGGAGGATTTTGAATTCACAGGTGTCGATATTGCAGCCGTTCCTTCAACTCTGCCGATCGATACTTCGGAAATGGAGAGCATGACCGATGATATGTCGGCATTATCAGACGCAATCAGTAAATTGAATAATGGAGTTGCCGACCTGAACAGTGGTGTTTCACAATTGAACAATGGTGCAGCTAGCCTGCGTGACGGTTCGGCAAAATATAAAAACGGCATTGGTGAGCTGAATGGTTCCTCCTCACAAATCGTCAGTGCATCCAGTTCCATTGGTGATGCATTGAAGCAAATCAGCACGTCACTTTCAGGGGATTCAACTCAAATGGACGTGACAAGCATGAGTGAGCTGCCGGCTGTACTGAATCAATTAGCCAGCGGGATGAAGCAGGCAGCCGATGGGCTGACAACTTTGCGCGAAAATTACGCAAATGCCTACGGTGCACTTGATGGAGCGATCAAAGAAATTCCGGCCCATGAAGTTTCAGAAGAAGAGATAGAAGCATTATACAGCAGCGGCGCAGATGCGAATGTTATTAATAAACTGGTGGAGTCCTATACAGCTGCCCAAAAAGTCAAAGGTACTTATTCACAGGTACAGGAAGCCTTTGCAGCTGTTGACCCAACACTGAAGCAGGTCAGCGGCTCTGTAACTGAAATGAGTGCAGGACTGACAACAATTGCGGATGAACTGTCTGCATCCCTTAAGGACATGGATATGAGCGGCCTGGAACAGTTGCAGAAAGGGCTCGCGGAATTGTCCTCACAATACGGGGAATTCCACTCCGGTCTTGATGGATTTACAGGAGGAGTAAGCAAGCTTGCAGCTTCCTATAATCAGCTGCATTTTGGAATTGCCGGTCTGGCAGATGGCACAGCTGAATTGAACAGAGGAGTCGGTGAACTCAAAGACGGAACAAATGAATTGCACCAGGAAACGAAAAACTTGCCTGAGCAAATGCAGCAGGAAATCACTGATATGATCAAGGAGTATGACAAATCGGACTTCGAGCCAGTTTCTTTCGTTTCCCCGAAGAACGAGAACGTCACTTCAGTACAATTCGTCATCAAAACAGAAGCCATTGAAAAAGAAGAGCAAGAGACGAAGAAGGCGAAGCCAGAGAAAAAGAAAGGCTTTTGGGATCTTTTAATGGATTTATTCAAATAA